The segment TGGGTTCGGACTGGCGCACGTCGTTCACGAGCAGCGACCGGTCGAACTCCCGGTACGCGTCCCGGAGCTCCGCGTCGCCGCTGTGCTGCACGATACCTCGCGCGATCGCGGTGCGGACGGCGTCAGCCTGCCCGGCGAACCCGCCGCCTTGCACGGACACGTCGATGTCGACGTCGTCGCGCACGCCGTCGACGATGCGGAACGGCTCCAGCATCTTCAGGCGAGCCATCTCC is part of the Halorubellus sp. JP-L1 genome and harbors:
- a CDS encoding 30S ribosomal protein S9 translates to MVTNTSGKKKTAIARATVSEGEGRVRINAKPVELVEPEMARLKMLEPFRIVDGVRDDVDIDVSVQGGGFAGQADAVRTAIARGIVQHSGDAELRDAYREFDRSLLVNDVRQSEPKKWGGPGARARYQKSYR